The Primulina eburnea isolate SZY01 chromosome 8, ASM2296580v1, whole genome shotgun sequence genome contains a region encoding:
- the LOC140839845 gene encoding uncharacterized protein: MEVSADLKSWRDDLASLVEDSGIRFPGESVRAAAEEEEEVATAGERESLKDQVKGFAEAWGEMVVELGRGLRDVVRQTVLTEDSYAVKRIRGPLAEVSERLRFLNAFLPEDRHPLHVWAVFFFVFILALAVLNVNSRYESYVSTMKKISIHPPSAARILLSDGRYIAYHQTGVPADKARFTLIIPHSFLSSRLAGIPGMKESLLEGFGVRVISYDLPGFGESDPHTIRNLYSSALDMSQLADSVGVKGKFWVVGYLSGSLHAWAALKYIPDKISGAAMFAPLVNPYEQSMTKEEKSRTWENWTRRRRLLYYLARRFPKALGYFYGQTFLSGKHGRIDKWLSVSLGNKDKSLVEKLAFEEIWHRNVEESIRQGNTKPFVEEAVLQVSNWGFSLTELQAQRKCQRKGLLPWLQFMYGLPECELTGFLGPIHIWQGMDDMVVPPSITDYITRVLPNASVHRLPEEGHFSYFVLCDYCHGEILSTLFGIPQGPLDTEDKAPINHDEIRDEADTTSV; this comes from the exons ATGATCTGGCGAGCTTAGTGGAAGACTCGGGTATAAGATTCCCCGGTGAGTCAGTCAGAGCTGCGgcagaggaggaggaggaggtcgCGACGGCTGGGGAAAGGGAGAGTTTGAAGGATCAAGTCAAGGGTTTCGCGGAGGCGTGGGGAGAGATGGTGGTGGAACTGGGGAGAGGGTTAAGGGATGTTGTGCGGCAGACGGTGCTGACTGAGGATTCTTACGCTGTGAAGAGAATCAGAGGACCGCTGGCTGAGGTTTCGGAGAGACTGAGGTTTTTGAATGCCTTCCTGCCAGAGGATCGCCACCCGCTGCACGTGTGGGCGGTGTTTTTCTTCGTTTTCATTCTCGCTCTTGCTG TCCTGAATGTAAATAGTAGATATGAAAGTTACGTTTCGACAATGAAGAAAATTTCTATACATCCACCCAGTGCTGCGCGTATATTGCTATCGGATGGTAGGTATATAGCATATCATCAGACGGGTGTTCCGGCCGATAAAGCTAGATTTACCCTTATAATCCCGCACAGTTTCCTTTCTTCTCGACTTGCAG GTATACCTGGTATGAAAGAGTCGTTGCTGGAAGGATTCGGTGTGAGGGTCATTAGTTATGATCTTCCTGGTTTTGGAGAGAGTGATCCTCATACTATTCGAAATCTTTATTCTTCGGCTCTGGATATGTCGCAATTGGCAGATTCGGTGGGAGTAAAAGGCAAATTCTGGGTTGTGGGATACTTGAGTGGCTCGTTGCATGCTTGGGCTGCTTTGAAATATATTCCAGACAAAATTTCTG GAGCTGCCATGTTTGCGCCTTTGGTGAATCCATATGAGCAGAGCATGACTAAAGAAGAGAAGTCGAGAACATGGGAAAATTGGACACGGAGAAGAAGATTGTTGTATTATCTGGCTCGAAGGTTTCCAAAGGCCCTCGGTTACTTTTACGGTCAAACTTTTCTCTCGGGGAAGCATGGACGAATAGATAAATGGTTATCTGTGTCACTTGGAAATAAG GACAAAAGTCTCGTTGAAAAACTTGCCTTCGAAGAAATCTGGCACagaaatgttgaagaatcgatccGCCAAGGTAACACAAAACCTTTCGTGGAAGAAGCTGTGCTGCAAGTTTCGAACTGGGGTTTTAGCCTAACAGAACTTCAAGCACAGCGAAAATGTCAAAGAAAAGGCCTCCTCCCTTGGCTGCAGTTCATGTATGGACTACCCGAATGTGAATTAACAGGATTTCTTGGCCCGATTCACATATGGCAG GGAATGGATGATATGGTGGTTCCGCCATCAATAACTGATTACATAACGCGCGTGCTACCAAACGCCAGTGTTCATAGACTTCCGGAAGAGGGTCACTTCTCATATTTCGTCCTCTGCGATTATTGCCATGGGGAAATATTATCGACCCTTTTTGGTATTCCGCAAGGTCCACTTGATACTGAAGATAAAGCTCCAATCAACCACGACGAAATCCGGGATGAGGCAGATACTACTTCTGTATGA